A stretch of the Flavobacterium aquiphilum genome encodes the following:
- a CDS encoding acetate/propionate family kinase, with translation MKVVVINSGSSSIKYQLIEMPQGDVICSGMVDRIGLESSNLTYVTNAVKVEETLPIANHKIGLQKISQLLMDDTVGVIKSTEEIKAVGHRVVHGGSSFSETTLITKEVKDEIRKLCEIAPLHNPAHLEGIIVAEEIFVEAKQIVVFDTAFHQTMPEEAYKYAIPNQFLTENKLRVYGFHGTSHKYVSEKAIQYLKSVNKPYKNIITLHLGNGCSITAVKDGKCIDTSMGFTPISGLIMGTRSGDIDASVLFYMMKSLKYTVDEVSTLLQKQSGMLGLTGYSDLRDIQTQASQGNKDCQLALAMNAYRIKKYIGSYTAALNGLDAIIFTAGIGENSAEIRKLVCTDMEFFGIELEDAKNEIRSKEIREINTADAKTKVLVIPTNEELEIANQVYDLLLN, from the coding sequence ATGAAAGTAGTAGTTATAAACTCGGGGAGTTCTTCGATAAAATACCAATTGATTGAAATGCCTCAAGGCGATGTGATTTGTTCCGGAATGGTGGATAGAATTGGCTTAGAGTCTTCAAATTTAACTTATGTGACCAATGCTGTCAAAGTTGAAGAAACATTACCAATTGCAAATCATAAAATAGGTTTGCAAAAGATTTCTCAATTGTTGATGGATGATACAGTAGGGGTTATAAAAAGTACCGAAGAAATTAAAGCCGTTGGACACAGAGTAGTGCATGGAGGAAGTTCTTTTTCGGAAACAACATTAATAACTAAGGAAGTAAAAGATGAAATAAGAAAATTATGTGAAATAGCTCCTTTGCACAATCCTGCACATTTAGAGGGAATTATTGTTGCTGAAGAAATTTTTGTAGAAGCAAAACAGATAGTTGTTTTTGATACAGCTTTTCATCAAACAATGCCAGAAGAAGCTTATAAATATGCTATACCGAATCAGTTTTTAACAGAAAATAAACTTAGGGTGTATGGCTTTCATGGAACATCGCATAAATATGTTTCAGAAAAAGCAATTCAATATCTAAAATCTGTAAATAAGCCGTATAAAAACATAATAACTTTGCATTTGGGCAATGGTTGCAGTATTACTGCTGTTAAAGATGGCAAATGTATTGATACCTCAATGGGCTTTACACCAATTAGCGGATTGATTATGGGAACCAGAAGTGGTGATATAGATGCGTCAGTGTTGTTTTATATGATGAAATCATTGAAGTACACTGTAGACGAAGTTAGCACTTTATTGCAAAAACAAAGCGGAATGCTTGGTTTGACAGGTTATAGTGACTTAAGAGATATTCAAACTCAGGCAAGCCAAGGAAATAAAGACTGTCAATTGGCTTTGGCTATGAATGCTTATAGAATAAAAAAATACATCGGTTCCTATACTGCTGCATTAAACGGTTTGGATGCTATTATTTTTACAGCCGGTATTGGAGAAAATTCAGCAGAGATAAGAAAGTTGGTTTGTACCGATATGGAATTCTTTGGAATTGAATTGGAGGATGCCAAAAACGAAATTCGTTC
- the pta gene encoding phosphate acetyltransferase: MKKAIYIATIEENCGKTIITLGLLRMLLGRTAKVGYFRPVIEDYEEGKKDTHIEMVLSHFDLDIKYEDAYAITKSKLIKKKNNGKLGDVVDLIIEKYKKLEDRFDFILVEGTSFTGEGTVIELDMNVLIAKNLGVPTIIVGSGEGKTLDELVDNLNLAYNSFKIKEVEVLAVIANKVQPQNLELVSSALQKSLPPSVLINSIPLIGSLNNPTIQEIIEALDAKVLFGQEYLNNQIGSYSIGAMQLRNYLLHLKDNALVIVPGDRADIILGALQANESVNYPTVSGIVLTGNIVPEDSILKLIEGLSSVVPIITVERGTYHIANEIGNIKPKIYAQNTQKIETSINTFDKYVDLDVLIDKFNAFKAEGMTPKMFQYNMVKRAKAHRKHIVLPEGNDERIIIAAARLQAMDVVDISIIGNKKQIESKVAELGLEFDFNKVPIINPIESEHYDDYVNTYYELRKAKNVTPAMARDLMEDVSYFGTMMVYKGHADGMVSGAAHTTQHTILPALQFIKTKPNSSVVSSVFFMCLEDRVSVFGDCAINPNPTAEQLAEIAISSADSSISFGIEPKIAMLSYSSGTSGKGDEVEKVRTATEIVKQKRPDLKIEGPIQYDAAVDPEVGQSKMPNSEVAGHASVLIFPDLNTGNNTYKAVQRETGALAIGPMLQGLNKPVNDLSRGCTIDDIINTVVITAIQAQEF, from the coding sequence ATGAAAAAAGCTATTTATATTGCAACTATTGAAGAGAATTGCGGTAAAACAATAATTACCTTGGGATTATTGAGAATGTTACTGGGAAGAACTGCAAAGGTTGGATATTTCAGGCCTGTGATTGAAGATTATGAAGAGGGGAAAAAAGATACCCATATTGAGATGGTACTTTCACATTTTGATTTGGATATTAAATATGAAGATGCTTATGCCATAACAAAAAGTAAATTAATCAAGAAAAAAAACAATGGAAAACTAGGCGACGTTGTTGATTTGATTATTGAAAAATATAAAAAACTGGAAGACCGTTTTGACTTTATTTTGGTCGAAGGAACCAGTTTTACAGGAGAAGGTACGGTTATCGAACTTGATATGAATGTTTTGATTGCCAAAAACCTTGGAGTTCCAACCATTATCGTGGGATCCGGAGAAGGTAAAACTTTGGATGAATTAGTCGATAATTTGAATTTGGCTTATAATTCATTTAAAATAAAAGAAGTTGAAGTTTTGGCAGTTATTGCCAATAAAGTACAACCTCAGAATTTGGAATTGGTATCAAGTGCGTTGCAAAAAAGCTTGCCGCCATCAGTTCTTATCAATTCCATTCCATTAATTGGTAGCTTGAACAATCCTACGATACAAGAAATCATTGAAGCATTGGATGCCAAAGTATTGTTTGGTCAAGAGTATTTAAACAATCAAATTGGAAGTTATAGTATTGGTGCTATGCAATTACGTAACTATTTGCTTCACCTTAAGGATAACGCCCTTGTTATTGTTCCAGGGGACAGAGCCGATATTATTCTTGGGGCATTGCAGGCAAATGAGTCTGTTAATTATCCAACAGTTTCAGGGATTGTTTTGACAGGGAATATTGTTCCGGAAGATAGTATTTTGAAACTAATAGAAGGGCTTTCGTCCGTAGTGCCAATCATAACGGTAGAAAGAGGCACTTATCATATTGCCAATGAAATAGGTAATATTAAACCGAAAATTTATGCTCAAAACACTCAAAAAATTGAAACTTCGATCAATACTTTTGATAAATACGTTGACTTAGATGTGTTAATTGATAAGTTTAACGCCTTTAAAGCAGAAGGAATGACTCCTAAGATGTTCCAATACAATATGGTGAAAAGAGCCAAAGCGCACAGAAAGCATATTGTTTTGCCGGAAGGAAATGACGAAAGGATTATTATTGCTGCCGCTCGTTTGCAGGCAATGGATGTAGTTGATATTTCTATTATTGGAAATAAAAAACAAATAGAAAGCAAAGTAGCCGAATTAGGTTTGGAATTTGACTTTAATAAAGTGCCTATCATTAATCCGATAGAATCTGAACATTATGACGATTATGTAAATACTTATTATGAGTTACGTAAAGCGAAAAATGTTACTCCAGCAATGGCAAGGGATTTAATGGAAGACGTTTCGTATTTCGGTACCATGATGGTATACAAAGGACATGCTGACGGGATGGTTTCGGGAGCTGCGCATACAACGCAACATACTATTTTACCAGCGCTACAGTTCATTAAAACGAAACCAAATTCGTCAGTAGTATCCTCCGTGTTTTTCATGTGCTTGGAAGACCGTGTTTCTGTTTTTGGAGATTGTGCGATCAATCCGAACCCAACTGCAGAACAACTTGCAGAAATAGCAATTTCATCTGCTGATTCGAGTATTTCTTTCGGAATTGAGCCAAAAATCGCTATGTTGTCTTACTCATCTGGTACATCAGGAAAAGGAGATGAGGTAGAAAAAGTAAGAACTGCAACTGAAATTGTAAAACAAAAACGTCCTGACCTTAAAATTGAAGGACCAATTCAATATGATGCTGCGGTTGATCCAGAAGTTGGACAAAGTAAAATGCCAAATTCTGAAGTGGCTGGTCATGCCAGTGTATTGATTTTCCCTGACTTGAATACAGGTAACAATACATATAAGGCAGTTCAAAGAGAAACCGGGGCATTGGCAATCGGACCAATGTTACAAGGTTTGAACAAGCCTGTAAATGATTTGAGCCGTGGTTGTACAATTGATGATATTATAAACACAGTAGTTATCACAGCAATACAAGCGCAGGAATTTTAA